In Photobacterium sp. TLY01, the following proteins share a genomic window:
- a CDS encoding methyl-accepting chemotaxis protein, translating to MFAIAAIASIWSTSYISHQEIDSIILKKSQAQAELLAKNVAYVLENSQQPEKDLQALVLSLKQRSDISYAVVINKNITAIAHSDPQKLNKVYDDSYTVEGAGQGKPKHSKWYADVQKVWVYDIMMPVYVNGSLYGAFDVGIPITEVDNAASEIVIAQLTAIIIIFVICAVFLMWILNRLFMPLTGLQQALEDISKGDGNLTVRLPVKGNDEIARISEAFNTFVSKINDIIVQVVDTGVGLGRSAASLRDQSVHALSRGQDQSEQTLLVVTSMNEMIATINEISNNAAGAAESAGSANSQTQAGRKTLQAATNTINHLAGEMNNMSAVIATLADKTQSIGSILDVIRGISEQTNLLALNAAIEAARAGEAGRGFAVVADEVRNLATKTAQSTDEIQRMIDQLQHEAKNAVSAMESSKSLTEEGTKATEDALSALDEISGQVIAILDMNTQVATATEQQSSVANEINLNMDTVNQAVQAGLDASMELEKTSQDLAGLAEKLDRLVGAFKLARQAR from the coding sequence ATGTTTGCCATTGCAGCGATAGCGAGTATTTGGTCGACCTCGTATATTTCTCATCAGGAAATAGACAGTATTATTCTGAAAAAATCGCAGGCTCAGGCAGAGTTACTGGCAAAGAATGTTGCGTATGTGCTCGAGAATTCTCAGCAGCCGGAGAAGGATTTACAGGCACTGGTGTTGTCGCTCAAGCAGCGCAGTGATATCAGTTATGCTGTGGTGATTAATAAAAACATCACGGCCATTGCCCACAGTGATCCGCAAAAGCTGAACAAAGTCTATGACGACAGCTACACAGTGGAAGGGGCTGGACAAGGTAAACCGAAACACTCCAAGTGGTATGCGGATGTTCAGAAAGTGTGGGTATACGACATCATGATGCCTGTGTACGTGAACGGATCGCTTTATGGTGCGTTTGACGTTGGTATTCCGATTACAGAAGTCGATAACGCCGCCAGTGAAATTGTGATTGCCCAGCTGACCGCCATCATCATTATTTTTGTCATTTGCGCGGTTTTTCTGATGTGGATACTGAACCGTTTGTTCATGCCGCTGACCGGATTGCAGCAGGCGCTGGAAGATATTTCCAAAGGCGATGGCAACCTGACGGTACGGCTGCCGGTAAAAGGCAATGATGAAATCGCCCGTATTTCAGAGGCATTCAATACCTTTGTCAGCAAGATCAACGACATTATCGTTCAGGTGGTTGATACCGGTGTTGGCTTGGGACGCTCTGCTGCGTCGCTGCGTGATCAGTCGGTACATGCTTTGTCGCGTGGGCAGGACCAGAGCGAACAGACGCTGCTGGTGGTGACCTCGATGAATGAAATGATCGCGACAATCAATGAAATCTCCAATAACGCAGCCGGTGCCGCTGAATCGGCAGGTAGCGCGAACAGCCAAACTCAGGCCGGACGCAAGACGCTGCAAGCGGCAACCAACACCATCAATCATCTGGCCGGTGAAATGAATAACATGTCTGCTGTGATTGCAACACTGGCAGACAAAACTCAGTCGATCGGCTCAATTCTGGATGTGATTCGCGGCATTTCCGAGCAAACCAATCTGCTGGCACTGAATGCGGCCATTGAGGCAGCCCGTGCCGGTGAGGCGGGTCGTGGATTTGCGGTCGTTGCGGATGAAGTGCGTAATCTGGCCACCAAAACGGCCCAGTCGACCGATGAAATCCAGCGTATGATTGACCAGTTGCAGCATGAAGCCAAAAACGCAGTGTCTGCAATGGAAAGCAGCAAATCCCTGACAGAAGAAGGCACCAAAGCGACGGAAGACGCATTGAGTGCGCTGGATGAAATTTCAGGTCAGGTGATTGCGATTCTGGATATGAACACGCAGGTTGCCACGGCCACAGAACAGCAATCGAGTGTGGCCAACGAAATCAACCTCAACATGGATACAGTGAATCAGGCGGTTCAGGCCGGGCTGGATGCCAGTATGGAACTGGAAAAAACCAGCCAGGATCTGGCGGGTCTGGCTGAAAAACTGGATCGGCTGGTCGGCGCATTCAAGCTGGCAAGGCAGGCCCGGTAA
- a CDS encoding S9 family peptidase, giving the protein MKLLVLFFVLTLSACSSEENIVFQSGEHQLSGVYLPPTGGKTGKAVLLFVHGDGEMPHDAYGYYPLLWDQLRAEGYAIMSWDKPGVGQSTGNWLEQSMADRQAEVLDAIQWVQSRYGFTAQQTGLVGFSQAGWVLPSLAVDHPAQFGFMVGVGFATNWIEQSRYYTRIKHTEAGATEAEIQAALLAFDEEITFLLQAPDYTDYLQAMGEHAMPEDRYHFVLKNLQSDASQDYPLIHTPALFIWGEDDLNVDARLEFESKQRASNPFVSTRLIASGNHGLLNSAYFPRQSMDTGDLLKLHWLGESALAPDAVPTLIHWLNQQTQQTAHSSWLSLLRADSPHKPMPVTLQQ; this is encoded by the coding sequence ATGAAACTGCTTGTCCTGTTCTTCGTCCTGACTCTTTCTGCCTGTTCGTCAGAAGAAAACATTGTTTTCCAGAGCGGCGAACATCAACTATCCGGGGTATATTTGCCACCAACAGGGGGTAAAACAGGCAAAGCTGTGCTGCTGTTCGTTCATGGTGACGGTGAAATGCCCCATGACGCTTACGGATATTACCCTTTGCTGTGGGATCAGCTCCGTGCCGAAGGTTACGCGATAATGAGCTGGGATAAACCTGGCGTCGGGCAATCAACCGGAAACTGGCTTGAGCAGTCGATGGCAGACAGACAAGCCGAAGTGCTTGATGCCATTCAATGGGTACAATCCCGCTATGGCTTTACGGCCCAGCAAACCGGTTTAGTGGGGTTCAGCCAGGCTGGTTGGGTGCTGCCGTCTCTGGCCGTCGATCACCCGGCACAGTTTGGCTTTATGGTTGGTGTTGGCTTTGCGACAAACTGGATTGAGCAGAGCCGTTACTATACCCGGATCAAACACACAGAAGCCGGGGCGACAGAGGCAGAGATTCAGGCAGCCCTCCTGGCGTTTGACGAGGAAATTACCTTTTTGCTTCAAGCACCCGACTATACAGACTATCTGCAGGCGATGGGTGAGCACGCCATGCCGGAAGACAGGTATCACTTTGTTCTGAAGAATCTGCAGTCAGATGCCAGCCAGGATTACCCGCTGATACACACACCGGCTCTGTTCATCTGGGGAGAAGATGATCTCAATGTCGATGCCCGGCTTGAGTTTGAAAGTAAACAGCGCGCTTCAAATCCCTTTGTCTCAACCCGGCTGATCGCAAGCGGTAATCACGGGCTGCTGAATTCAGCCTATTTTCCCAGACAGAGCATGGATACAGGGGATCTGCTCAAACTACACTGGCTAGGCGAATCGGCGCTGGCACCCGACGCCGTTCCGACGCTAATCCACTGGCTGAACCAGCAGACACAACAAACCGCTCACTCATCCTGGCTGAGCCTGCTGCGGGCTGACAGCCCGCATAAACCCATGCCAGTAACACTGCAGCAGTAG